From one Lineus longissimus chromosome 3, tnLinLong1.2, whole genome shotgun sequence genomic stretch:
- the LOC135485439 gene encoding probable 3-hydroxybutyryl-CoA dehydrogenase: MVKIAVLGCGLMGIKIAGELAYHGHRVKIYDHNINSLNSTYERIEEDKKALREGGLMTHKNFVGQILCMSRLEETVNDAEFILEAVIDDMEVKKALFEKVAQCCPPEAIITTNSLRLDVSAIAEKSRKPSRTMGLRFLYPVYYIPEVEITPNKYTSAVAIEKVRVLLEQMGKTLFFRSGDEPLILTEEQREERKKARFDQIKNTSGLGLMLQGMIPALHHKGNVQPVQDDEDYVPSMNDSERDCAICMDHKRDSLLCPCHHMVTCNDCAKLLLNRRDGCPICRKEIAEIIKVYHS; encoded by the exons ATGGTGAAGATTGCTGTTCTTGGTTGTGGCCTCATGGGCATAAAGATTGCTG GGGAACTAGCATATCATGGCCATCGGGTCAAAATATATGATCACAACATCAATAGTCTCAACAGTACATATGAGAGAATTGAAGAAGACAAAAAAGCACTGAGGGAGGGCGGTCTCATGACACATAAAAACTTTGTG GGTCAGATACTATGTATGAGTCGACTTGAGGAGACTGTCAATGATGCTGAGTTTATACTTGAGGCTGTGATAGATGATATGGAAGTCAAGAAAGCATTATTTGAAA AGGTTGCCCAGTGCTGCCCACCAGAAGCTATCATCACAACCAACTCACTCAGGTTAGATGTTTCAGCTATTGCTGAAAAGTCTAGAAAACCCAGT AGAACTATGGGTCTTCGCTTTCTTTACCCTGTCTACTATATTCCTGAAGTTGAAATCACACCAAATAAATATACCTCTGCTGTTGCAATAGAAAAAG TGCGTGTACTCCTTGAGCAGATGGGTAAAACACTGTTTTTTAGATCTGGCGATGAACCTCTCATTCTTACAGAAGAGCAAagagaagaaagaaagaaag CAAGGTTTGACCAAATCAAAAACACTTCAGGCCTTGGGCTGATGTTACAAGGAATGATTCCTGCTCTCCATCACAAAGGCAATGTTCAGCCCGTCCAAGATGATGAAGACTATG TTCCCTCGATGAATGACTCAGAACGGGATTGTGCAATCTGTATGGATCACAAGCGTGACTCGCTACTGTGTCCGTGCCATCACATGGTCACGTGTAACGACTGTGCCAAGCTGCTGCTGAATCGGAGAGATGGATGTCCAATATGTCGAAAAGAGATCGCAGAAATAATCAAAGTGTATCACTCTTAG
- the LOC135484996 gene encoding calmodulin-lysine N-methyltransferase-like has protein sequence MAESANFRGVKKPQNRSATARLRWKMLGKALAEQKIDDRRTAVSVRRFLSFDLLSTKVIPNTDAANETSHPEQDEEYLWFHFTCKQCQQFEADICQLTGTLKLGDFLGFNNTGNVCIWPSEEVLTYYCLGDPAKFKKKNVCELGGGMTCLAGVAVAVGTEANEVILTDGNEKSIRNIQRIVDRNQSKFDQTEVKTCSLRWDEKYSAYEDHFDIVICADCLFFDDFREDLAKTIHSILKAEGEAIIFAPARGSTFQKFVDLASGLFKIEKVEQYDDVIWEKHLQLLKTSEDVYDPDIHYPVMLKMSKP, from the exons ATGGCGGAAAGTGCGAATTTTCGAGGGGTAAAAAAGCCACAGAATAGGTCAGCTACTGCTCGCCTTCGGTGGAAAATGTTGGGAAAG GCACTTGCAGAACAAAAGATTGATGACAGGAGGACGGCAGTTTCAGTCAGAAGATTTCTAAGCTTCGACCTCCTGTCAACCAAGGTCATCCCGAATACAGATGCAGCAAATGAAACAAGTCATCCTGAGCAAGATGAAGAATATCTTTGGTTTCATTTTACGTGCAAGCAATGTCAGCAGTTTGAAGCTGATATATG TCAGTTGACTGGGACCCTCAAACTTGGAGATTTCCTTGGCTTCAACAATACTGGAAATGTCT GTATCTGGCCATCAGAAGAAGTGCTGACATATTATTGTTTAGGGGATCCAGCCAAATTTAA GAAGAAAAATGTATGTGAATTAGGGGGTGGCATGACATGCTTAGCAGGAGTTGCA GTTGCAGTTGGTACCGAGGCAAATGAAGTCATTCTAACAGATGGCAATGAGAAGTCTATACGCA ATATACAACGCATTGTTGATAGAAATCAGTCCAAATTTGACCAGACTGAAGTAAAAACTTG TTCTCTTCGCTGGGATGAAAAATACTCCGCGTATGAGGACCACTTTGATATTGTGATATGTGCAGACTG TTTATTCTTTGATGACTTCCGGGAGGATTTGGCGAAGACCATTCACAGTATTCTTAAAGCTGAG GGAGAGGCCATAATATTTGCTCCAGCTCGTGGCTCAACATTCCAAAAGTTTGTTGATCTTGCGTCTGGTCTTTTCAAGATTGAGAAAGTGGAACAGTATGATGATGTGATTTGGGAGAAGCATCTACAA CTGTTGAAAACTAGTGAGGATGTATATGATCCTGATATTCACTATCCAGTCATGTTGAAGATGAGCAAACCATGA